CCGCGCGGCGCTCGGCTGAGGGCTCGGCGACGACGACGTCCGCGGCACCGTGCTGCACGGCCAGCAGCGCGGTCAGCAGCCCGACGACCCCGGCGCCGGTGACCAGCACGTGCCGGTCGCGCACCCCGGCGTCGACACCGGCCGCAGGGCCGGCGGCGGAGGCCGCCGCGTGCAGCAGGCCGTTCACGCAGATCGGCCCCATCTGGGCCAGGTAGACCCCGAGCAGCGGGTCGAGGTCGTCGGGCACCCCGATCACCGGCCGGGCCGAGGGGTCGGCGCAGGTGCCGGTGCGGTGCCCGTAGGCCATGGCCACCAGCGCGCCCTCGGCGAGGGAGGCGGTGCGGCTCTCGGTGACCCGGCCGACCTCCATGTAGCCCAGCCCGGTCACCGGGTAGGCGGCGGGCGGCCCGGCGTCGTCGAAGGAGCGCAGCTCGGGGTCCCAGTGCAGCACGTGGTGCGGGTCGGTGCCGCGGACGATCGCCACCTCGGTACCGGCGCTGACCCCGCTCCACTCCGTCTGCACCCAGGCCTGGCCGGGGCCGGGCTCGGGCTCCTCGGCGTCCAGGACGGCGGGCTCCCCCGGCGCGAGCACCCCGATCGTGCGGACGGTGCGGCTGCTCCTCGTCGGCATGCCGGGCCGGTGCCCGGGACGGTCGCCGCACAACCGCTCGGTGGGCACCGGCCGGTGGATGGGACGTCCGCCACCGGGTAGGGCACGACCTCCTGACCCCGTGCGAGGAGGCATCCCGTGAAGGCAGTCGTGTGGCACGGCGTCGGCGACATCCGGCTCGACGACGTCCCCGACCCGACCATCCAGGACCCGACCGACGCGATCGTGGAGATCACCGCGAGCGCCATCTGCGGCACCGACCTGCACTTCGTGCGCGGCACGATGGCCGGCATGGTCGAGGGCACCGTCCTCGGCCACGAGGCCGTCGGCGTCGTCCGCGAGACCGGCCCCGGGGTGCGGAACCTGCGCCCCGGCGACCGGGTCGTCATCCCCTCGACCGTCGGCTGCGGGTACTGCTCCTACTGCCGGGCCGGCTACTACGCGCAGTGCGACAACGCCAACCCCAACGGCCCGGCGGCCGGCACCTGCTTCTTCGGCGGCCCGCAGACCACCGGCCCGGTCGACGGCCTGCAGGCCCAGTACGCCCGCATCCCGTACGCCAACGTGGGCCCGGTGTGGCTGCCCGAGGAGGTCGGCGACGACGCGGCGATCATGCTGTCCGACATCTACCCGACCGCCTGGTTCGGCGCCCGGCTGGCGGAGGTCGGCACCGGCGACACCGTGCTGGTGCTCGGCGCCGGGCCGGTCGGCCAGTTCGCCGTGACCAGCGCCTTCCAGCAGGGCGCCGGCCGGGTCCTGGTGGTCGACGGTGTCGCCAGCAGGCTGGAGCAGGCCCGCGCCCGGGGAGCGGAGGCCGTCGACTTCACCGCCGAGGACCCGGTCGCCGTCGTCCAGGAGCTCACCGGCGGCACCGGCGTGGACCGGGTCATCGAGGCCGTGGGCGTCGACGCGCAGCGGCCGCGGAGCGGCCCCGCCGCGGAGGCCGCCGAGCAGCAGGCGGGGCAGTTCGAGGCCGAGCGCGGGCAGGTCGCCCCCGAGCAGAACCCGCAGGACGGCACCTGGGTGGCCGGCGACGCGCCGAGCCAGGCGCTGCAGTGGGCCGTGGAGACCGTGGCCAAGGCCGGCACGATCGGCATCATCGGCGTCTACCCGCCGCAGGCGACGAGCTTCCCCATCGGGGCGGCCATGAACAAGAACCTCACCGTGAAGATGGGCAACTGCAACCACCGCCGCTACGTCCCCGAGCTGCTCACCCTGGTGCGCACCGGCGCGGTCGACCCGTCCACGGTGCTCACCCAGGTCGGCGACCTGCCCTCGGTGCTGGACGCCTACGAGACGTTCGACCGGCGCGAGTCCGGCTGGACGAAGGTGGTCCTCGACCCGTCCTGACCGCTGCGGCCGCGGCGTGCCAGGTTCGTGCCCGGGCCTCGACGGGTCGGCCCGGTCCACCGCGCCGAGGAGGGTCCGTGTCCGCTCCCCCGCCGTTCGCCGACCGGACCGCGGCCGGCCGGGCCCTGGCCGCCCGGCTGGCCGGGCACGCCGCGCCGGACCTGCTGGTGCTCGGCCTGCCCCGCGGCGGGGTGGTGGTCGCCGCGGAGGTGGCCCGCGCGCTGGGTGCCGCGCTGGACCTGGTCGTCGTCCGCAAGGTGGCCGCGCCCGGCCGCCCGGAGCTGGCCATGGGGGCGATCGCCGCCGTGGACGGCGAGGTGGAGACCGTGCGCGAGGAGCGCGTGCTCGGCCGGGCCGACGTGGACGGCGCGGCCTTCGACGGCGTCCGGGAGCGCGAGCTCGCCGAGCTGCGCCGCCGGGAGGCCGCCTACCGGCAGGGCCGCCCGGCGGCGTTCCCGGCCGGGCGGCCGGTCCTGCTGGTGGACGACGGCCTGGCCACCGGCTCGACCATGCGAGCCGCGGTCGCCGCGGTCCGCCGGCAGGGCCCGGCCCGGGTGACCGTCGCCGCCCCGGTCGGG
This window of the Geodermatophilus sp. DSM 44513 genome carries:
- a CDS encoding phosphoribosyltransferase family protein, translating into MSAPPPFADRTAAGRALAARLAGHAAPDLLVLGLPRGGVVVAAEVARALGAALDLVVVRKVAAPGRPELAMGAIAAVDGEVETVREERVLGRADVDGAAFDGVRERELAELRRREAAYRQGRPAAFPAGRPVLLVDDGLATGSTMRAAVAAVRRQGPARVTVAAPVGAPSACARLAAEVDDVVCLWTPTPFRAVGQGYADFRATTDDEVRAALARSPGG
- a CDS encoding zinc-binding dehydrogenase; this translates as MPTRSSRTVRTIGVLAPGEPAVLDAEEPEPGPGQAWVQTEWSGVSAGTEVAIVRGTDPHHVLHWDPELRSFDDAGPPAAYPVTGLGYMEVGRVTESRTASLAEGALVAMAYGHRTGTCADPSARPVIGVPDDLDPLLGVYLAQMGPICVNGLLHAAASAAGPAAGVDAGVRDRHVLVTGAGVVGLLTALLAVQHGAADVVVAEPSAERRAVAEVLGLATLRDDGTAWRAVKERWRHGPGDAGADVVLQCRGHDTALATALKALRPQGTVVDLGFYQAGAEAVRLGEEFHHNGLAVVCAQISRVPRGMAGSWPRTALAQVTLDLLRARGAEIRRHVVTDVLPFDDGPRLLADLAGRRLAAPPLQAVLRF
- a CDS encoding zinc-dependent alcohol dehydrogenase encodes the protein MKAVVWHGVGDIRLDDVPDPTIQDPTDAIVEITASAICGTDLHFVRGTMAGMVEGTVLGHEAVGVVRETGPGVRNLRPGDRVVIPSTVGCGYCSYCRAGYYAQCDNANPNGPAAGTCFFGGPQTTGPVDGLQAQYARIPYANVGPVWLPEEVGDDAAIMLSDIYPTAWFGARLAEVGTGDTVLVLGAGPVGQFAVTSAFQQGAGRVLVVDGVASRLEQARARGAEAVDFTAEDPVAVVQELTGGTGVDRVIEAVGVDAQRPRSGPAAEAAEQQAGQFEAERGQVAPEQNPQDGTWVAGDAPSQALQWAVETVAKAGTIGIIGVYPPQATSFPIGAAMNKNLTVKMGNCNHRRYVPELLTLVRTGAVDPSTVLTQVGDLPSVLDAYETFDRRESGWTKVVLDPS